Part of the Triticum aestivum cultivar Chinese Spring chromosome 4D, IWGSC CS RefSeq v2.1, whole genome shotgun sequence genome is shown below.
AAATCGTGGTCTTCAAATCAAGTTCCAAATATTTGTTGTCCATGTATATACCATATTTGAATATTTGTGCATCAACCAACGCTCATGCGAATGTAAGACACGTGCATTCTAACATGCTAACAATGGATCGATGTTGGATTTGATCCTTAATGCGTGTATTTTTTTGAGTAAATCCTCTTATGCGTGTATGAGAAGGAAAAGAAAAGGTCAATCTCACTATGGATGAAAAACTAAAAGGCTCTATGATATACGAATAATTCGGTGGAAAGCTCGTTTTTTTACTTTACATGTGGCTGGATGAGTAATTTACTTCAACTTTAGGAGTAGTTTCGTTGACAAACAAtaaattcagaagaaaaaaaacGAAGAGGGTTTTTCACTTACGGGTGGCCGGGTGGGTAATTTACTTCAACTTTAGGACTAGTTTCAATGATAGGCGAAAAATAAGAGAAAAAATTAACGAAGAGTTTTTTCACCTACGATGGCATGGTGAGTAATTTACTTTAACTTTATGAATAGTTTAGGGTAGGTGGATGGACCCACAAGATTATTAGGTAATAGAATTTTTTAGAGCAATTAGATAATAGATAGATGTGAGGGTCTTGTTCTACTAGTATTTTCCCAGATGCATTTTTTTAGACAACCGAGATGCATtaggtaatactccctccgttcccaaatataagtctttctagagattttaccaagtgactatatacggagcaaaatgagtgaatctacactctaaaatatgtctacatacatccgtatattgTATTTTATTTGAAATggctaaaaagacttatatttaggaacggaggcagTAGATAGATGTGAGGGTCTTATTCTACTAGTATTTTCTAGATGCAAACGGGGCCTCAAGTTCCCCTCGTATTTGGGTTTCATTGCAAACCTGGTCAGCCCATAAGCGGGAGCAACCAACAACCAAGCCAATCAACAGGGGACCAGGAGCGCTCTCGTTCACAGCCTCTCCAAGGTCACTTGGGGTGGGCTGAAAGCATGGCCCGCTCTTAGCAGCCGCCATGTATCGTGCTCTGGGTGCTATCTTCggattttattttgttagtttttctcatgtgtttttggctttttagatgATTTTTTTCAGAAAACATTTCACCTTTTTAGTTTTCCATCGGTCTTCCTTAGCTTGTGGACAAcacaaataaaaaaaattgtgtgaaaaaatattttttttccatCGGCGAGAGACAGGGATTTGCTTTAGCGAGAggaacaaaaaaagtgttttctttccttttccttggtgagaggcacggccgtgcctctcgcaagCATAAAAACctgttttttccttccgcgaggggcacggatttgcttccgtgagaggacacggtcgtgcctctcggaaacaaaaaaagcatgttttcatttttcttcattccgtgagaggcacggttttgcttccgcgagaggtacgCTAGTGCGTCTCGAAAAAGGAAAAAACGTGTTGCCTCTCAGTAACGAAAAAAATTgtttttttcttccgtgagaggcttcgtccattatttttcgagaaaaaaaaggttcgtcaaaacatatcaacttggaatctagttttgaagatctcgacgcgagtaatccaacagtgaaaacggttcgagatttagaCACATAGTTAAAAAGATtaaacgttttgaataaatggatctacaaAAGAAGGCAAAACTCCCAGATTGCGACAATTGCATCACTTGTTGCAATCTGGGACGACGGAGCGACCTTTGGAAGGAGTACTCATCAATTAGTGACTTTGTATGGGACCACCTATTTGGCGCACAGCCCACCGCGAAAACACGGGGTGCGACCCCGCTCCCCTGCGCCTTTTTGGCTGATCCATGTGTGTGCCGACCTACCGGGCAAGACCTGCCTTTTCATTTCTTTTACTTGgccttttgctttttctttttaattgtattttttatttaaattaatttggcatttcaaaaaattcaattttttaaaatgttcaagaaatcataacatgtttgtgaatttaaaatatgtgtatgattttgaaaaatgttcgcgtATTCAAAAAAGGAcatgaatttgaaaataattttgtgaattcaaataatgttcataaaTTTCTAAAACATGTTCACAAAaggaaaaaaatgttcatgaatttcaaatttgCTCCCAGACTGTTTAAAAAAATATCATCGGTTAAAGATATGTTCGCAGACTAAAAAACTGTTCATCCATTTAAAATATATGTTCatccaaaataaaaaaatgttcatggctTTCTAAAATTGTTCCCAAATTTTAAAACATGTTCCCCGATTCAAAAAATGTCTACAAGTTTCAAATAtattcacaattttaaaaaatgttcacgaatttgtaaaaaagttcacgaattaaaaaaatgttcatgattttttgaaatatttgtgaattttaaaaaatgttcatgaattctgaAAAAATGTATGATTTCAAAAACTGTTCACGAATTTAGAAAATGTCCATGATTcgaaaaacagaaagaaaagaaaaagaaaaagggaagaaaaaacaaagaaggagaaaatgaaaaaaGAAGGGTTTAGGAAAGGTTCTCCCAAACCCGGTTGGGAAGAAACTCTAACTGAGCAGGCCCAAACACAGGATCAGGCGCTCGACGGAGTGTGCGCTAGGTCGCTAACGCGCTACCTCCGGGAGATCCCTGCCGGTGTCCTCTCCGGCCGCCTCCCCTCTCCTTTCGTGGCACTCCTCCCATGCCTCCTTCCCTTTCAATGGTCGGATCGTTGTGGGTGGCGCAGAAGCCCAGAAGGCCATTGGCCCTTTTGAGGAATCCGGTGGCCTGACATGACCACCGGCAAACAATTGCCTGTACAACCTTACTTGCAGAGACAAACCCCGCTGACAACTTTTACATGTAGGAAGTGCCCCTCCTAATTTTTTTGTTACTCCTACTATTTCAATATGTTTTCAAACGTGGAAGGAAGTATCTCGATCTATCTGTTTACGGGCACCTGTAATCAAGCTTTGTTTAGGCAGAGTATAAGAACTAGGAACTAATCCGGCAATACAGTATAAGAATACTCTTACCCTTTGGTGTTTGGATGTGAAAATTAGTTACCCAAGCAGGCCATTCAGTTGCCTTCAACTTTCAGCAGGTAGACAATGCCATCATTAATTTCTATGTTTGTGTTAGGTATCTCTATCTTGTGCCTCCTCAGTCCCTGCAGTTATGGCTAACAACGAAGAGAGAACAAATGACTTGCTTGATATGCTGCAGGGAAAGTGCAGGAAAGGACAGACACAAGAATATGATAAACATACAAGTACAAAACAGAGGGCCTTGTTTTTTTAGAAAATACAAGAATTTTGTAAACTTGCATCTTTGACAGGAATAAGAAAAATGCACGGAGTGCTAATAAACATAGTCACCCACATGAAAAAGTATGCATGCTTCATGCATATAAATTATAAAAAGAGGTACAAGTGGATTATCTGGTAATATCAAGCAGGGCAAGAGAATTCAGCTAATTATTCCGAGGAAATAACATATGGCTACTTCAAATAATCCATTCATATTACAAGGCGCTTTACATACTAGCAGTGGAAGGTTGTTCCAGCTCGTAGCAGGTGACAGAGTCCTGACTCCGGATCGCCAAGGAGGGGTCTCTTCCTGCTTGCATCATCCTGTTGATGCTAACCTTCATCTTAATAGCAGTGCACAGCTTGCTGAGTACCCTGTCGGTGAACTGAAAATAAGCCTTCCTCGCGACCGCGCTGCATATGAAGGTGGTGAATACAGTGGAGATTCCGAATGCAAACCCGAGCAGAGTAAATAGACATGTCAGCGTGTCAAATCTGAGTTGAAGTTTAAGATGCCGGTATCTGTTACTCTCGGGTACACAGACTCTGGAAAGTGGAGGCCCGCAGAGATTTTCATTTCCCCAGAAAGAGTAATTACCAAAAGTTGCGAACTGATTACTCGACGGTATCTTTCCTGAGAGATCATTGTAGGACAAATTCAGGGTGGACAAACTGTCTAGTGACGCCAAGCTGTGAGGAATTGGACCTGATAGATCATTCCATGAGAGATTGAGTGACTCTAAATCCACCAAATTCCCAAGTTCACCAGGGATACTTCCTCCAATGTGGTTCCTTGACAGATTCAAAAAATATATATGTGATAGAAATCCTATTCCACTTGGAATCTCACCAGTTAGCTGGTTTGCTGACAGGTCAACTCCCGCCACCAATGTTCTCTGAAAAATAAGCATCTGACCTTTCCACGTTATCACCATGGCATCTGTATAAACAGAAAAGTAAGCACCCCCAACACCATAAATCTTGTACTGAAGGAAAGGCCTTGTCAAGTCTTGGTATTCAGGGACCAGGTGTAAGGATGTTAAATTTCCTAGGAAATGTGGTACAGGGCCAGAGAGTTTGTTGTTAGAAAGATCCAATAACTGCAGAACAGGAAGTTGGGACAATTTTTCAGGTATTTCACCAGAAAACTGGTTGAACCCTAAACTAAGAAATATCAGAGATTTTAGACTGCCAGCTATCCATCTTTGTATGTTTCCTGACAAATTATTTCCTACAAGATCAAGGAAcaccaaaatttgacatgactgCAATGAAGTGGGCAATATTCCAGACAAGCTGTTGTTGCTAAGATGCAGTGACATAAGGGAATTTAGAGAACCCATCGTAGATGGTATTTCTCCCCACAAGTTATTGCTTGAAAAGTCTATGACATACAGTTCCGAGTTCTTACGCCAACAATCGGGAAGCTCTCCAGAAAGGTTGTTATCAGATAGGTCAATCAGTTCCAGGGATATCATGTTGCATAAATCTGTTGGGATTACTCCAGTAATGGAATTTTTTGATAGAGATAGGTAATGCAATTCTTTAACAACAAAGCTCTGTGGCAATGATCCCGATAAGTTGTTGTTGGATAGATCCAACACTCGGATGCTAAGCGGCAAATCTGGAATGTTCCCCTGAAGCTTATTATTCCTCATGCTTAGAGTTGTCAGCATTGTCAATTGCTCCAGGCTTGCAGGCAACTTGCCAGTTATGTTGTTTGTTGCGACATTTAAGCTAGTCATTGACAAAGAGAAGTTCCAGACCCAGTCAGGTA
Proteins encoded:
- the LOC123095597 gene encoding receptor-like protein EIX1 isoform X2 codes for the protein MAAGLLLGNAAAAPHRRLPAATAPLRPWPRAARFAASASDGGGGGWEEPSEGEFGPQPWEETRLGEKTSLDLVSPYCNEYRGTAACIAIERGALAAFNVSITDPGGRLRSWQGENCCSWGGVSCSKKTGHVVKLDLGGYSLKGEISRSLAGLTRLVHLNLSHGDFGAVPIPEFIGSFRMLRSLDLSHAGFGGTAPPQLGNLSRLIYLDLGSFGGPGIIVDNFHWVSKLNSLRYLDLSWSYLAASVDWLQAVNMLPSLQVLRLNDASLPATDLTSLSQVNFTSLKLLNLMNNDLNSSMPNWIGGLSALSELDMTSCGLSGMIPNEFGRLISLTFIGLGDNKLTGGIPTSVSKLCNLVQIKLSGNILSGDIAKVAKSLFPCMKRLQVLELSGNKLTGNLSGWLEGMSGLRILDLSANSLSGVVPHGIGNLSSLTYLDISFNRFKGTLSELHLANLSRLDTLNLASNSFEIVIKQSWLPPFQLINLGLHDCLIGPEFPSWLQSQTKIEMIDLGSAGIRAPLPDWVWNFSLSMTSLNVATNNITGKLPASLEQLTMLTTLSMRNNKLQGNIPDLPLSIRVLDLSNNNLSGSLPQSFVVKELHYLSLSKNSITGVIPTDLCNMISLELIDLSDNNLSGELPDCWRKNSELYVIDFSSNNLWGEIPSTMGSLNSLMSLHLSNNSLSGILPTSLQSCQILVFLDLVGNNLSGNIQRWIAGSLKSLIFLSLGFNQFSGEIPEKLSQLPVLQLLDLSNNKLSGPVPHFLGNLTSLHLVPEYQDLTRPFLQYKIYGVGGAYFSVYTDAMVITWKGQMLIFQRTLVAGVDLSANQLTGEIPSGIGFLSHIYFLNLSRNHIGGSIPGELGNLVDLESLNLSWNDLSGPIPHSLASLDSLSTLNLSYNDLSGKIPSSNQFATFGNYSFWGNENLCGPPLSRVCVPESNRYRHLKLQLRFDTLTCLFTLLGFAFGISTVFTTFICSAVARKAYFQFTDRVLSKLCTAIKMKVSINRMMQAGRDPSLAIRSQDSVTCYELEQPSTASM
- the LOC123095597 gene encoding receptor-like protein EIX1 isoform X1, whose amino-acid sequence is MGAHAMLGLLTTLALWCLVITNITRGTAACIAIERGALAAFNVSITDPGGRLRSWQGENCCSWGGVSCSKKTGHVVKLDLGGYSLKGEISRSLAGLTRLVHLNLSHGDFGAVPIPEFIGSFRMLRSLDLSHAGFGGTAPPQLGNLSRLIYLDLGSFGGPGIIVDNFHWVSKLNSLRYLDLSWSYLAASVDWLQAVNMLPSLQVLRLNDASLPATDLTSLSQVNFTSLKLLNLMNNDLNSSMPNWIGGLSALSELDMTSCGLSGMIPNEFGRLISLTFIGLGDNKLTGGIPTSVSKLCNLVQIKLSGNILSGDIAKVAKSLFPCMKRLQVLELSGNKLTGNLSGWLEGMSGLRILDLSANSLSGVVPHGIGNLSSLTYLDISFNRFKGTLSELHLANLSRLDTLNLASNSFEIVIKQSWLPPFQLINLGLHDCLIGPEFPSWLQSQTKIEMIDLGSAGIRAPLPDWVWNFSLSMTSLNVATNNITGKLPASLEQLTMLTTLSMRNNKLQGNIPDLPLSIRVLDLSNNNLSGSLPQSFVVKELHYLSLSKNSITGVIPTDLCNMISLELIDLSDNNLSGELPDCWRKNSELYVIDFSSNNLWGEIPSTMGSLNSLMSLHLSNNSLSGILPTSLQSCQILVFLDLVGNNLSGNIQRWIAGSLKSLIFLSLGFNQFSGEIPEKLSQLPVLQLLDLSNNKLSGPVPHFLGNLTSLHLVPEYQDLTRPFLQYKIYGVGGAYFSVYTDAMVITWKGQMLIFQRTLVAGVDLSANQLTGEIPSGIGFLSHIYFLNLSRNHIGGSIPGELGNLVDLESLNLSWNDLSGPIPHSLASLDSLSTLNLSYNDLSGKIPSSNQFATFGNYSFWGNENLCGPPLSRVCVPESNRYRHLKLQLRFDTLTCLFTLLGFAFGISTVFTTFICSAVARKAYFQFTDRVLSKLCTAIKMKVSINRMMQAGRDPSLAIRSQDSVTCYELEQPSTASM